A window of the Hordeum vulgare subsp. vulgare chromosome 5H, MorexV3_pseudomolecules_assembly, whole genome shotgun sequence genome harbors these coding sequences:
- the LOC123397799 gene encoding dihydrolipoyllysine-residue acetyltransferase component 4 of pyruvate dehydrogenase complex, chloroplastic, which translates to MASLASLSIYTVPRRAGRADSVQTPRRRRMAVVRAKVREIFMPALSSTMTEGRIVSWTTAEGDRVSKGDPVVVVESDKADMDVETFHDGIIAAVLVPAGGTAPVGAPIALLAESEEDVALAQARAQSLSKAQGEETPPPHAAATAPPTIAPAPAPVTAPTNGIATPHAKKLAKQHGVDISNVVGTGPNGRITAADVEAAAGIQPKPKAAPPPPPAAPPAPPAGTPSVGAVRQPAVLPPVPGATVVPFTSMQSAVSRNMVESLSVPTFRVGYAIKTDKLDALYEKVKLKGVTKTLLLVKAAGMALAQHPVVNASCRDGKSFSYNNSINVAVAVAIEGGLLTPVLEDVDKLDIYLLAQKWRALLKKTRMKQLQPNEYNSGTFSLSNLGMFGVDRFDAILPPGQGAIMAVGASRPTVIADKDGFFSIKNEMLVNVTADHRIIYGADLAAFLQTFAKIVEDPESLTL; encoded by the exons ATGGCGTCGCTGGCTTCTCTCTCCATCTACACCGTGCCGCGGCGCGCAGGCCGTGCGGATTCCGTTCAGACCCCTCGCCGGCGGCGTATGGCGGTGGTGCGGGCGAAGGTGCGCGAGATCTTCATGCCTGCGCTGAGCTCGACGATGACGGAGGGCAGGATCGTCTCCTGGACGACCGCCGAGGGAGACCGCGTCTCCAAGGGCGACCCCGTGGTGGTCGTCGAGTCCGACAAGGCCGACATGGATGTGGAGACCTTCCACGACGGCATCATCGCCGCCGTCCTCGTCCCGGCCGGTGGGACCGCCCCCGTCGGCGCCCCCATCGCCCTCCTCGCCGAGTCCGAGGAGGATGTCGCCCTCGCGCAGGCGCGTGCCCAGTCCCTATCCAAGGCCCAGGGCGAAGAgacccctcctccccatgctGCCGCCACGGCTCCACCTACCATCGCTCCTGCTCCGGCACCAGTGACCGCGCCCACGAATGGCATCGCTACGCCTCATGCCAAGAAGCTCGCGAAGCAGCACGGAGTGGACATCTCCAATGTTGTCGGCACCGGGCCAAACGGCCGCATCACGGCGGCTGACGTTGAGGCAGCCGCTGGCATCCAGCCAAAGCCAAAGGCCGCTCCACCTCCACCCCCTGCGGCTCCCCCTGCGCCCCCGGCTGGCACACCATCAGTAGGTGCAGTCAGACAACCGGCAGTGCTTCCTCCGGTGCCCGGTGCGACTGTGGTGCCATTCACATCGATGCAATCGGCGGTGAGCAGGAACATGGTGGAGAGCTTGTCAGTGCCAACGTTCCGAGTTGGGTATGCCATCAAGACCGATAAGCTCGATGCACTCTATGAGAAG GTTAAGTTGAAAGGGGTTACAAAAACATTGTTGCTGGTGAAAGCAGCAGGCATGGCACTCGCTCAGCACCCAGTTGTGAATGCCAGCTGCAGGGATGGAAAGAGCTTCAgttacaacaatagtatcaacgTCGCGGTGGCGGTTGCCATTGAGGGTGGCCTTCTTACGCCCGTGTTGGAGGATGTAGATAAG TTGGATATATATCTGCTCGCGCAAAAATGGAGAGCCCTGCTCAAGAAGACACGTATGAAGCAGCTCCAACCAAATGAATACAACTCAG GGACATTTTCGCTGTCCAATCTTGGTATGTTTGGGGTGGATAGATTTGATGCAATCCTTCCACCTGGTCAG GGGGCTATCATGGCTGTTGGAGCATCCAGACCTACTGTTATTGCTGACAAGGATGGTTTCTTCAGTATCAAGAACGAAATGCTG GTCAATGTCACTGCTGATCACAGGATTATCTATGGCGCTGACTTGGCAGCATTTCTGCAAACATTTGCAAAGATTGTCGAGGACCCTGAGAGCTTAACACTGTAA